One Sporosarcina sp. FSL W8-0480 genomic window, GCATGCCGTCATGAAAGTTCGTGATGAAATTATCCGCTCAACGTATGAGTTTTTCCATATGAACGGTTTTGTGAAAATTGATCCACCTATCTTAACGGGCTCTTCACCTGAAGGAACGACGGAACTATTCCATACTAAATACTTCGATGAAGACGCTTATTTATCACAATCCGGCCAGCTTTATATGGAAGCTGCTGCAATGGCGCTTGGAAAAGTCTTTTCGTTCGGACCAACATTCCGTGCAGAAAAATCGAAAACACGCCGACATCTAATCGAATTTTGGATGATTGAACCAGAAATGGCATTTGTCCAACATGAGGAAAGCTTGGAAATTCAAGAGCAGTATGTATCGCATATCGTTCAATCAGTTGTACAAAACTGTCAATTGGAACTTGAACGACTTGGCAGAGATGTATCAAAACTTGAAAAAATCCAGGCTCCATTCCCACGAATCACATATGATGATGCGATTGAATTCCTTCATGAGAAGGGCTTTGACGATATTCAATGGGGCGATGATTTCGGTGCGCCACATGAAACCGCGATTGCCGAAAGCTACGATATGCCGGTATTCATTACCCATTATCCAAAAGATATTAAATCATTCTATATGCAGCCGCACCCGGATCGTGACGATGTCGTACTATGTGCTGATTTGATCGCACCGGAAGGCTATGGTGAAATCATTGGCGGTTCTGAACGTATTTATGATTACGAACTGATGAAACAACGTATTCAAGATCATAATTTGGATGAATCTGCATACGCGTGGTATTTGGACCTTTGTAAATATGGTGCAGTCCCACACTCCGGATTTGGTCTTGGATTGGAGCGAACAGTCGCTTGGATTTCAGGTGTGGAGCATGTTAGGGAGACAATTCCATTCCCACGTCTATTGAATCGTTTGTACCCTTAATTAGAAAGATATATATAGTGAGGTGTTCGGAATGCAAGACGAAGAACGGCTCCGAATTTGGATTGAGCAGGGAAATGTCACCATTTCCCAGCTTTTTTTTCAGTATTATAAAGCATTGGATATAAAAGATTTAGATGCAATGTTAATCATGCAAATGCTTGCTTTTCAATCAGAAGGAACCCAGTTTCCTACCCCATTGGAACTGGCTGGACGTATGCATTTAAATGTGAATCAAGTATCCGAAATCATGCAAAGGCTCATGCAAAGAGGATTAATAGAAATTAAGCAAGATCAAGATTCCAATGGGGTTCTTTACGAACAAATATCTATGCAATCCTTATGGGTTAAACTTGTTAATGTTGCCCTTGACAAAAAGAAGACAAACCAAGAAGAAAAAACTCCCCCGAATGATGAAGGGGAGATCTTTACGTTATTTGAACAAGAGTTTGGTAGGCTGCTCTCCCCGATGGAATGCGAAACAATCACGATGTGGCTGGATGATGATGGACATTCCGTGCAAATTATTAGGCAAGCGTTGAAGGAAGCAGTTCTTGCTCAAAAATTAAGTTTACGGTACATTGATCGAATTCTTTTCGAGTGGAAGAAAAAGAATATAAAAACATTATCGGACGTTGAAAAACAATCTAAAACATTCAGGACTGCAATAATACGTCCAACAAACAGACAGGATACAAGCGTTAAAAAGGTTCCATTTTATAATTGGTTGGAAGAACGGGAATAGGTGATGGGACATGTTGACTAAGAAAGAATGGGAAGTCTGCCTTGAAGAGATTGGCAAAATGTTCCCAGATGCACATTGTGAATTGGTGCATGAAAATCCTTTTGAACTTCTTATTGCAACTTTACTTTCTGCACAATGCACTGATGTTCTTGTTAACCGGGTAACAGCTGATCTATTTCGTAAGTATAAAAAACCGGAAGACTATTTGGCTGTTGAAATTGAAGAGTTGCAAAATGATATTCGGTCAATCGGATTGTATCGAAATAAGGCAAAAAACATTCAAGCATTAAGTGCTATTCTTATCGATCAATTCGGTGGGGAAGTACCAGCAGATCGTGATTTGTTGACGACTTTCCCAGGAGTTGGTCGGAAAACTGCTAACGTTGTTGTTTCCAATGCATTCGGAATTCCAGCTATGGCTGTTGACACACATGTAGAGCGTGTGGCAAAACGACTTGGAATGAACCGGTGGAAGGATACACCGTTAATGGTCGAAGAAAAAATCATGCGTTGGACACCAAGGGAAAGATGGACTGATACACATCATCAGATCATCTTCTTTGGAAGATATCATTGTAAAGCGCAAAATCCGGCATGCCCGGAATGTCCACTTTTACCGTTATGTCGGGAAGGAAAGAAACGGATGAAAAACCTTGCCTAACTCCAAAACAAGAGATTACGAAGTTTTAAATTCCTATTGGGAAAAATGGCTTCGGTTAAGTGATGAAATCAGAACGGCATTGAAGCAGAAAGATCCGAAGGTAGTGGTCTTGATGGAATCGGCTCTTCAAAACTATACGGAGATGCTGAGTTCTTTCATATTAATTAAGCCTGCAACAGTTGACGATGCAACGGAAGCCATCGAACCATTGAACGGACATGAACGATTACAGTTCATCCGTGAAAAGATGAATCGAGAATTTGCTTTTATTCAACTAAAAGCCTTATATTCTGAAGCGCAGAAAAAAGCGGTCAGCCTATTGGTAAGAAGCATGATAAAAAGCCGGTAAAGGATTTCCATCCTCTACCGGCTTTATTATTTATTGGCCCCCATCATCCGTTCCATCGCCCGGTTCGCCATCATCCCCCGAACCGGAATCATCTCCATTGTTACCTGGGTCAGTCCAGCCTTCATCCGAGTTGTTTTCTGAACCGTTGTTGCCGTTATTTCCATTATTGCCTTTGTTACCATTATTACCTTTATTGTTATTATCTTTGTTGTTTCCGTTATTTTCTTCGCCTTGGTCATTGCCTTGGTCTCCGTCTTCATTGTCAAAGTCAGGTTCTTTTTGCCCTTCAATCAGAAGCGAAGTGGAGGTAGGACTACTCTCTATATCGCCCGCGATTGCCTTGACATAAAAGACATAAGTTCGTCCCATCTCAACATTGGAGAATGTTACAGTTTGATCGGTAGTTGTTGGCATTTTTTGTGCTTCGCCACCGTCCACCGCGACAGAAACTTCAAATTGTACAGGTCCAAGAAGTAATTCTGTATCTGGGCCATTATGTGTCCAATTAAGTGTTACTGTATTTGTCTCATTGTCGTATACCGCTGATAATCCAGCAGGCGCATCTAACTCAGTCAAGTATTCTTTATCCATTTCCGTCGGAACAGTTCCGCGAACAAATAGTTCAGTACTTTTTAATGCATCTGGCGTTGATCTGCTTGCCAGGATAATAGGATTTGAACCTTTAACAATTGTCGCTTCTTCCACGGAGCTTGGTTGTTTGAAATGTGGAGTCTTTTTGCCCGCGACAAGATCTGTCATTACTGTTCTAAATAGGATTTGAGGTACATAGCGTCCACGATCGAAAGTTGTAATTGGCGTCGTGTAATTTTTGTAACCACCCCAGACGGAAATTGTATATTCTGTTGTATAGCCGGTGAACCAACTATCGGGAACATCAGAGTTTTTCAAGCCGAGTTTCTGTTTCGTTTCGGCGTCATAGTTTGTTGTTCCGGTCTTTCCTGCCATATCTAAACCGGATACTTTTGCTGTTTTCCCTGTTCCTAAAGTGACAACATCCCTCAAAATATCAGTCACCATATATGCTGTAGAATCTTTCATGACATTTACCGGGTCAGGGGAAAGATTTCTTTCTGTTTTGCCATCCCTTAAGATTACCTTCTTAACCGCATGAGGCTTCGTGTAGATGCCTCCATTTCCGAATGCGGAATAGGCGCCCGCCATCTCAATCGTAGAAAACTCATACTTCCCACCACCGATAGCATTTGAAGAATCCAACTTTTCGTAATTAAGCCCCAATTTATTAGCGAATTGACCAGCTCTCTTTGTCCCGACCTCTTCAAAGACTTTGATGGCAGGGATGTTTCTCGATTTGTATAAAGCTTCCCTTGCTGTTATAGGACCTAAATATTTTCCGTCAACATTGCGAATTGATACATTTGTGCCTTTATATTTGTATGGTTCATCGTTGACGATATGGGCAGTAGACCAGTTTTCATTCTCAATGATTGGGCCATAAGAAAGTACCGGTTTGATAATCGAGCCCGGTTGCCTACGATTATCTCCAGAAGCGAAGTTCAGATTTCGACCGGAAAAGTTACGGCCGCCTCCGATTGCAACGATTTCACCTGTTTTTGTATTCAACACTGTCATTCCTGCTTGCATTTCATCTGATTCGTAAATATTTGAATTGATCGCTCTTTCGACTGCTTGTTGCGCTTTAGGATCAAGCGCAGTTTGGATTGTTACACCTTCAGATAGAAGATCCATCATGTTAGCGGCTTCAAGTTCATCCAATACGATATCAACATAAGCAAGATATTGTGAATTAGAATCATCACGTTGATCTTCTGGAAGAAGTGTCTGAGTAACTGGAATGGCTTTTGCTTCTTCCATTTGTTCTTTTGTTATTTTTTCATGTTTGTACATTAGTGATAGAACTGTGTTTCGACGTTTTTCAGCTCGTTCAGGATTTTTGAACGGGTTATATCCATTTGGAGATTGTGGTAAGCCTGCCAACATTGCCATTTCATGAAGTTCGAGTTCATCTAACTTCTTACCATAAAAATATTCTGCAGCTGTACCGATACCATGAATCCTTCCGGACATGAGAATTTTATTGAAGTACATTTCAAAAATATCTTCTTTTTCATATTCTCTTTCCAATTTGAAGGCGAGCCAAGCTTCTTGGGCTTTCCGCTTTAAGGTTTTCTCATCGGTTAGGAAAGAGTTTTTGATGACCTGTTGCGTTAATGTGGAAGCACCTTGCGAACCAAATCCGCTTTTAAAGTTCGCTAAAACTGCTCCACCAAGTCTCCAAAAGTCCATGCCATGATGTTTGTAGAAGCGTACGTCTTCTGTAGCAAGAATTGCATCTTCCAATTCTTTCGGTATTTCACTATATGGTACAAATTCTCGCTTTTCAGCACCTAATTTCATAAAAACATTGCCATTACGATCCGCGATATTACTTGTAATCGGATCTTTCAAGAGGCTCTCATCCAAATCCGGGGCACTGCTTGCGTAAAAAGCGAAGAGCCCAAGCCCTCCGACAAATCCCACAAGTCCGACGGCGATGATGGCTAAAATAATTTTCTTGATGATATTGCCATTATGTTTAGGTTTTTTACTTTTTCCACGTTTCCGTTCAGCTTCCAAATTCTTACGGCGAGCTGCACGGGAATTTATAGAATCACTCATATTTATTCCTGCCTTTCAAATCAATTCAATTCAAATTACGGTTTAATGCATTCAAAGCACCCAAATAGTCGAGCCTTGGATGAAAACCAGCGTTTATTTCTATAGACATCTCTTCAATTTCAGTGAGAGTTATAGATTTTCTTCCGCCTGCTATCATTCTTTCCCACATTTTTTCGAAGTACTCATATGGGACGATAAAATAACGATCTAAAACTGTAAATTTCACCAATAAAAATGCTATGCCTTGTTGCTCTGAAACTTTCCTCATATGTTCAACTTGGTGTTCATGAATGTTTTGCAGTGGAAAAGATGTACGGTTTTTAGTTTCCTTTGCTTCAAAGTCAATGTATTTACCATTCCACACTCCATTATAATCCGTTGTCGACGGAGACCTGAAGTATGCTTCGGTTATGACAGCGGCACTGCGGGCAGGATATCTCACATTTACGACCTGAATAGGGACAGGTTTTTTATGGATAACCGCTATGTTATTGGCCAAGTAATATTCATTCGTGTCATTCAATTCATCTTCAAGCGTTTTCCCACGATTGCTGAATGATGGATTGGTGTTTTTACTTCCGGTTGTCGCCTGTTGAACAGGAACATATCTCTTCCCATTCGGATATCGTATCGTCATACATACCACCTCGTTTCACTATCATACCATAATGATTGGACGGATTATCCTTATAAAAGTTCCGTGTTAACATGAATTCCCAAGGAATATACGTTCGTGGAACTTGGTGTCCTTGTGAAATTTTGATAGACTAAAGTAAAGAATCCGGAAAGGAAGAGATCACTTGAATCTTATAGAGAGAACGGAACGGCTCCTTTCGGTATGTGAGGAATGTTTACCAAGACTATTAGCGATGCGGGAAACAGAGCGGGAGCCCGATTTTTTTACTGAAGTTAAG contains:
- a CDS encoding PBP1A family penicillin-binding protein, producing the protein MSDSINSRAARRKNLEAERKRGKSKKPKHNGNIIKKIILAIIAVGLVGFVGGLGLFAFYASSAPDLDESLLKDPITSNIADRNGNVFMKLGAEKREFVPYSEIPKELEDAILATEDVRFYKHHGMDFWRLGGAVLANFKSGFGSQGASTLTQQVIKNSFLTDEKTLKRKAQEAWLAFKLEREYEKEDIFEMYFNKILMSGRIHGIGTAAEYFYGKKLDELELHEMAMLAGLPQSPNGYNPFKNPERAEKRRNTVLSLMYKHEKITKEQMEEAKAIPVTQTLLPEDQRDDSNSQYLAYVDIVLDELEAANMMDLLSEGVTIQTALDPKAQQAVERAINSNIYESDEMQAGMTVLNTKTGEIVAIGGGRNFSGRNLNFASGDNRRQPGSIIKPVLSYGPIIENENWSTAHIVNDEPYKYKGTNVSIRNVDGKYLGPITAREALYKSRNIPAIKVFEEVGTKRAGQFANKLGLNYEKLDSSNAIGGGKYEFSTIEMAGAYSAFGNGGIYTKPHAVKKVILRDGKTERNLSPDPVNVMKDSTAYMVTDILRDVVTLGTGKTAKVSGLDMAGKTGTTNYDAETKQKLGLKNSDVPDSWFTGYTTEYTISVWGGYKNYTTPITTFDRGRYVPQILFRTVMTDLVAGKKTPHFKQPSSVEEATIVKGSNPIILASRSTPDALKSTELFVRGTVPTEMDKEYLTELDAPAGLSAVYDNETNTVTLNWTHNGPDTELLLGPVQFEVSVAVDGGEAQKMPTTTDQTVTFSNVEMGRTYVFYVKAIAGDIESSPTSTSLLIEGQKEPDFDNEDGDQGNDQGEENNGNNKDNNNKGNNGNKGNNGNNGNNGSENNSDEGWTDPGNNGDDSGSGDDGEPGDGTDDGGQ
- the asnS gene encoding asparagine--tRNA ligase, giving the protein MKTIMIHEMPDHVGETVRIGAWLANKRSSGKIAFLQLRDGSGFVQGVVVKEAVGEEVFAKAKSIHQESSLYVTAEVTEDERSSFGVELQVKDIEIIHEAVDYPITPKEHGTEFLMDNRHLWLRSRKQHAVMKVRDEIIRSTYEFFHMNGFVKIDPPILTGSSPEGTTELFHTKYFDEDAYLSQSGQLYMEAAAMALGKVFSFGPTFRAEKSKTRRHLIEFWMIEPEMAFVQHEESLEIQEQYVSHIVQSVVQNCQLELERLGRDVSKLEKIQAPFPRITYDDAIEFLHEKGFDDIQWGDDFGAPHETAIAESYDMPVFITHYPKDIKSFYMQPHPDRDDVVLCADLIAPEGYGEIIGGSERIYDYELMKQRIQDHNLDESAYAWYLDLCKYGAVPHSGFGLGLERTVAWISGVEHVRETIPFPRLLNRLYP
- a CDS encoding YpoC family protein, producing the protein MPNSKTRDYEVLNSYWEKWLRLSDEIRTALKQKDPKVVVLMESALQNYTEMLSSFILIKPATVDDATEAIEPLNGHERLQFIREKMNREFAFIQLKALYSEAQKKAVSLLVRSMIKSR
- the nth gene encoding endonuclease III; amino-acid sequence: MLTKKEWEVCLEEIGKMFPDAHCELVHENPFELLIATLLSAQCTDVLVNRVTADLFRKYKKPEDYLAVEIEELQNDIRSIGLYRNKAKNIQALSAILIDQFGGEVPADRDLLTTFPGVGRKTANVVVSNAFGIPAMAVDTHVERVAKRLGMNRWKDTPLMVEEKIMRWTPRERWTDTHHQIIFFGRYHCKAQNPACPECPLLPLCREGKKRMKNLA
- a CDS encoding DnaD domain-containing protein, with amino-acid sequence MQDEERLRIWIEQGNVTISQLFFQYYKALDIKDLDAMLIMQMLAFQSEGTQFPTPLELAGRMHLNVNQVSEIMQRLMQRGLIEIKQDQDSNGVLYEQISMQSLWVKLVNVALDKKKTNQEEKTPPNDEGEIFTLFEQEFGRLLSPMECETITMWLDDDGHSVQIIRQALKEAVLAQKLSLRYIDRILFEWKKKNIKTLSDVEKQSKTFRTAIIRPTNRQDTSVKKVPFYNWLEERE
- the recU gene encoding Holliday junction resolvase RecU, translating into MTIRYPNGKRYVPVQQATTGSKNTNPSFSNRGKTLEDELNDTNEYYLANNIAVIHKKPVPIQVVNVRYPARSAAVITEAYFRSPSTTDYNGVWNGKYIDFEAKETKNRTSFPLQNIHEHQVEHMRKVSEQQGIAFLLVKFTVLDRYFIVPYEYFEKMWERMIAGGRKSITLTEIEEMSIEINAGFHPRLDYLGALNALNRNLN